One region of Xylanimonas ulmi genomic DNA includes:
- a CDS encoding dipeptide ABC transporter ATP-binding protein, which translates to MTPHPPVVEITDLAVTFATDAGPVRAVDGVDLQVTPGEVLAIVGESGSGKTVTAKTILGLLPETATTRGAVVLTAKPGADGTPGASTDVVAVTGARLREVRGRDVAMVFQEPSTALNPVYTVGWQIAEGLRAHTRMSRAQARARAVEALRQVGIPDPAQRVDHYPHQFSGGQKQRIVIAMALALGPGLIVADEPTTALDVTVQAEILDLLRRLRDETGAAIVLITHNMGVVADLADRVAVMYEGKVVEQAPVDELFAAPQAAYTKSLLGAVPRIGEGRARAVAREAARADGWETAEPVVAATDLVITYPGRFRQPPFTAVDRVSLRIRPGEVLGLVGESGSGKTTIARAIAGLQPVSGGSLAVLGAELSGAKARAIKAIRPRLGFVFQDPATSFNPLLTIAECVAEPLVVHGRASSPGAARARVDELLEAVQLPRAYGDRFPHELSGGQRQRASLARALALDPELLIADEPTSALDVSVQARVLDLFAELQRELGFACLFVSHDLAVVDLLADRIAVLYHGRLVEEGTGEQVLGAPREEYTRRLLASLPIPDPQAQRARRAPSPSVG; encoded by the coding sequence ATGACCCCCCACCCCCCGGTCGTCGAGATCACCGACCTCGCCGTCACCTTCGCCACCGACGCCGGCCCCGTGCGCGCCGTCGACGGCGTCGACCTGCAGGTCACGCCGGGCGAGGTGCTGGCCATCGTCGGCGAGTCGGGCTCGGGCAAGACCGTGACCGCCAAGACCATCCTGGGCCTGCTGCCCGAGACGGCCACGACGCGCGGCGCCGTCGTCCTGACGGCGAAGCCCGGCGCCGACGGGACGCCGGGCGCGAGCACCGACGTCGTCGCCGTGACGGGCGCGCGGCTGCGCGAGGTGCGCGGGCGCGACGTCGCCATGGTGTTCCAGGAGCCGTCCACGGCGCTCAACCCCGTCTACACGGTGGGCTGGCAGATCGCCGAGGGGCTGCGGGCGCACACCCGCATGTCCCGCGCCCAGGCGCGGGCGCGCGCGGTCGAGGCGTTGCGGCAGGTCGGCATCCCGGACCCCGCCCAGCGCGTCGACCACTACCCGCACCAGTTCTCGGGCGGGCAGAAGCAGCGCATCGTCATCGCGATGGCCCTGGCGCTGGGGCCCGGGCTGATCGTCGCCGACGAGCCGACGACGGCGCTCGACGTCACCGTGCAGGCCGAGATCCTCGACCTGCTGAGGCGTCTGCGCGACGAGACCGGCGCGGCGATCGTGCTCATCACGCACAACATGGGCGTCGTCGCCGACCTCGCCGACCGCGTCGCGGTCATGTACGAGGGCAAGGTCGTCGAGCAGGCGCCCGTGGACGAGCTGTTCGCGGCGCCGCAGGCCGCGTACACCAAGAGCCTGCTCGGCGCCGTGCCGCGCATCGGCGAGGGGCGCGCGCGAGCCGTCGCGCGCGAGGCGGCGCGGGCCGACGGCTGGGAGACGGCCGAGCCGGTGGTCGCGGCCACCGACCTGGTCATCACCTACCCGGGCCGGTTCCGCCAGCCGCCGTTCACCGCCGTCGACCGGGTCTCGCTGCGCATCCGCCCGGGCGAGGTGCTCGGGCTGGTCGGCGAGTCAGGGTCGGGCAAGACGACCATCGCGCGCGCCATCGCCGGCCTGCAGCCCGTCTCGGGCGGGTCGCTGGCGGTGCTCGGCGCGGAGCTGAGTGGCGCCAAGGCGCGCGCGATCAAGGCCATCCGGCCGCGGCTCGGGTTCGTGTTCCAGGACCCGGCGACGTCGTTCAACCCGCTGCTGACCATCGCCGAGTGTGTGGCCGAGCCGCTCGTGGTGCACGGGCGGGCCTCCTCGCCGGGGGCCGCGCGTGCCCGCGTCGACGAGCTGCTGGAGGCCGTGCAGCTCCCGCGCGCGTACGGCGACCGGTTCCCGCACGAGCTGTCGGGCGGGCAGCGCCAACGCGCCTCGCTCGCCCGGGCGCTCGCGCTCGACCCCGAGCTGTTGATCGCGGACGAGCCGACGTCGGCGCTCGACGTCTCGGTGCAGGCGCGCGTGCTCGACCTGTTCGCCGAGTTGCAGCGCGAGCTCGGGTTCGCGTGCCTGTTCGTCTCGCACGACCTGGCCGTGGTGGACCTGCTGGCCGACCGCATCGCGGTGCTCTACCACGGGCGGCTGGTCGAGGAGGGCACGGGTGAGCAGGTGCTCGGGGCGCCGCGCGAGGAGTACACGCGCCGCCTGCTGGCGTCCCTGCCGATTCCGGACCCCCAGGCCCAACGCGCCCGCCGGGCGCCGAGCCCGTCGGTCGGTTGA
- a CDS encoding ABC transporter permease, with protein sequence MVEVASSGPVAVTGAAPAHDGGRWPRLRRAPVVRQVRQSVGLQRGMLVAGLVLTGLFVLVAALAPLLAPYGQSQLRSDGVAFGAQQAPSSAHLLGTTVGGYDVLSRVIFGARTALLVVIVSILASIVVGVLLGLLAGYFGGWLDRVLVLLADAIYSFPSLLLAILGAIVISRGQSNLWGGVGATALAITVVFVPQYLRVVRAEVLRVKGEAFVDAARVIGAGHRRIMTRHVLRNSTRTLPLIVTLNASEAILTLAGLGFLGFGIEPTAAAEWGYDLQRSIADVTSGIWWTAVFPGVAIVIVALGMTLVGESLNDLADPRLRSRVRAKPPVADPPVADPPVVEPVETTHPLEPTPEVDR encoded by the coding sequence ATGGTCGAGGTCGCCTCCTCCGGGCCCGTCGCCGTCACCGGCGCCGCGCCCGCGCACGACGGCGGCCGGTGGCCGCGGCTGCGCCGGGCGCCCGTCGTGCGTCAGGTGCGCCAGAGCGTCGGGCTCCAACGCGGCATGCTGGTCGCCGGGCTCGTGCTCACGGGGCTGTTCGTGCTGGTCGCGGCGCTCGCGCCGCTGCTCGCGCCCTACGGGCAGAGCCAGCTGCGCAGCGACGGCGTCGCGTTCGGCGCCCAGCAGGCGCCGTCGTCGGCGCATCTGCTCGGCACCACCGTGGGCGGGTACGACGTCCTCTCACGCGTCATCTTCGGCGCGCGCACCGCGCTGCTCGTGGTGATCGTCTCGATCCTCGCCTCGATCGTGGTCGGCGTGCTGCTGGGCCTGCTCGCCGGGTACTTCGGCGGCTGGCTCGACCGGGTGCTGGTGCTGCTCGCCGATGCGATCTACTCCTTCCCGTCGCTGCTGCTCGCGATCCTGGGCGCCATCGTCATCTCGCGCGGCCAGTCGAACCTGTGGGGCGGCGTCGGCGCGACCGCCCTGGCCATCACGGTCGTGTTCGTGCCGCAATACCTGCGCGTGGTGCGCGCCGAGGTGCTGCGCGTCAAGGGCGAGGCCTTTGTCGACGCCGCGCGCGTCATCGGAGCGGGCCACCGCCGCATCATGACGCGCCACGTGCTGCGCAACTCGACCCGCACGCTGCCGCTCATCGTCACGCTCAACGCGTCCGAGGCCATCCTCACGCTCGCCGGCCTGGGGTTCCTCGGGTTCGGCATCGAGCCGACCGCGGCCGCCGAGTGGGGCTACGACCTGCAGCGGTCCATCGCCGACGTCACCTCGGGCATCTGGTGGACGGCGGTGTTCCCGGGCGTGGCCATCGTCATCGTCGCCCTGGGGATGACGCTCGTGGGCGAGTCGCTCAACGACCTGGCCGACCCGCGCCTGCGCTCGCGCGTGCGCGCCAAGCCCCCGGTGGCCGACCCCCCGGTGGCCGACCCCCCGGTGGTTGAGCCTGTCGAAACCACCCACCCCCTCGAACCCACCCCGGAGGTCGACCGATGA
- a CDS encoding ABC transporter permease has product MARGSTAGGALGRYVLVRFLLIIPTVFILVTTVFALMRATGDPITAALGGRLTPAQLAERIHEAGFDRPILAQYGEYLAGIARGDFGTTLSDHRPVTEVLTTYGAATLELTAYAVVVALVLGIPLGMVAAYFRDRWPDAVLRVLAILAYATPVFFAGLLLKLVFAVGLGWFPVAGRVSTSGEIAMRKADAASGFMLIDALRTGDPQVVGDVLTHAALPATALGLLTAGVFLRLVRTNMIGTLGREYVDAARSRGVRERRLVTAHAWRPALIPVITVIGLQVALLLVGAVLTETTFEWRGLGFQLAEYLKARDFVAVQGIVALIAVVVAVTNFLVDVIAAFVDPRVRY; this is encoded by the coding sequence GTGGCTCGCGGCTCCACGGCAGGAGGCGCACTGGGACGCTACGTCCTGGTGCGCTTCCTGCTGATCATCCCGACAGTGTTCATCCTGGTCACCACGGTGTTCGCGCTCATGCGCGCCACCGGTGACCCCATCACGGCCGCCCTCGGCGGCCGTCTGACGCCCGCACAGCTCGCCGAGCGCATCCACGAGGCCGGGTTCGACCGGCCCATCCTCGCCCAGTACGGCGAGTACCTCGCGGGGATCGCGCGTGGCGACTTCGGCACCACCCTGTCCGACCACCGGCCCGTGACCGAGGTGCTGACCACCTACGGCGCCGCGACCTTGGAGCTGACCGCGTACGCCGTCGTCGTCGCGCTCGTGCTGGGCATCCCGCTCGGCATGGTGGCCGCGTACTTCCGCGACCGCTGGCCCGACGCCGTGTTGCGGGTGCTGGCGATCCTCGCCTACGCCACGCCCGTGTTCTTCGCGGGCCTGCTGCTCAAGCTGGTCTTCGCCGTCGGGCTCGGGTGGTTCCCCGTCGCGGGCCGCGTGTCCACCAGCGGCGAGATCGCCATGCGCAAGGCCGACGCGGCCTCGGGCTTCATGCTCATCGACGCGTTGCGCACCGGCGACCCGCAGGTGGTGGGCGACGTGCTGACGCACGCCGCGCTGCCCGCGACCGCGCTCGGCCTGCTGACCGCCGGGGTGTTCCTGCGCCTGGTGCGCACCAACATGATCGGCACGCTCGGGCGCGAGTATGTCGACGCGGCCCGCTCGCGCGGCGTGCGCGAGCGGCGCCTCGTGACGGCGCACGCGTGGCGGCCCGCGCTCATCCCCGTCATCACCGTGATCGGGCTGCAGGTCGCGCTGCTGCTGGTGGGCGCCGTGCTGACCGAGACGACGTTCGAGTGGCGCGGGCTGGGCTTCCAGCTCGCCGAGTACCTCAAGGCGCGCGACTTCGTCGCCGTGCAGGGCATCGTCGCGCTCATCGCCGTGGTCGTCGCGGTGACCAACTTCCTGGTCGACGTCATCGCGGCGTTCGTCGACCCGAGAGTGAGGTACTGA
- a CDS encoding ABC transporter substrate-binding protein — translation MTRIRTPRARSLAAGAGVTAIALALAGCGAGDGDTGAAGGADSLTIGTTDKVTSLDPAGSYDNGSFAVMNQVFPFLLNTPYGSPDVQPDIAESAEFTAPTEYTVTLKPGLKWANGHDLTASDVKFTFDRQIAIAAADGPSSLLWNLDSTEAVDDTTVVFHLKSENDQTFPQVLSSPVGPIVDEEVFSPDAVTPDQTIVDGDAFAGPYTITSYAQNELISYEAYDGYQGLLGAPATAEVNVKYYADSSNLKLEVEQGNIDVAWRSLSATDIADLETNDAVKVVNGPGGEIRYITFNFDTQPYGAQTAEADPAKALAVRQAVADLIDREAISEQVYKGTYTPLYSYVPDGLTGATQSLKELYGDGEGGPSVDKAKQALADAGVTTPVQLSLQYSNDHYGPSSGDEYAQIKDQLEADGLFTVDLQTTEWVQYSKDRTSDVYPAYQLGWFPDYSDADNYLTPFFLKENFLGNHYDNPTVDGLIHEQGVATDPAERTALIEQIQDAVAADLSTVPYLQGAQTAVVGADVTGADKTLDASFKFRYGALAKG, via the coding sequence ATGACGAGAATCCGCACGCCGAGGGCAAGGTCGTTGGCGGCCGGGGCCGGTGTCACGGCCATCGCGCTGGCGCTGGCCGGATGCGGCGCAGGCGACGGCGACACCGGCGCCGCGGGCGGCGCCGACTCGCTCACCATCGGCACCACGGACAAGGTCACGTCGCTCGACCCGGCCGGGTCCTACGACAACGGCTCGTTCGCCGTCATGAACCAGGTGTTCCCCTTCCTGCTCAACACGCCCTACGGCAGCCCGGACGTCCAGCCCGACATCGCCGAGTCGGCCGAGTTCACCGCGCCGACCGAGTACACCGTCACGCTCAAGCCGGGCCTCAAGTGGGCCAACGGCCACGACCTGACGGCGTCGGACGTCAAGTTCACGTTCGACCGCCAGATCGCGATCGCCGCCGCCGACGGCCCGTCGTCGCTGCTGTGGAACCTGGACTCGACCGAGGCGGTCGACGACACCACCGTCGTCTTCCACCTCAAGTCCGAGAACGACCAGACGTTCCCGCAGGTGCTGTCCTCGCCGGTCGGCCCCATCGTCGACGAGGAGGTCTTCTCGCCCGACGCCGTCACGCCCGACCAGACCATCGTCGACGGCGACGCGTTCGCCGGCCCGTACACGATCACCTCCTACGCGCAGAACGAGCTCATCAGCTACGAGGCGTATGACGGCTACCAGGGCCTGCTCGGCGCCCCCGCGACGGCCGAGGTCAACGTCAAGTACTACGCCGACTCCTCGAACCTCAAGCTCGAGGTCGAGCAGGGCAACATCGACGTCGCCTGGCGGTCGCTGTCGGCGACCGACATCGCCGACCTGGAGACCAACGACGCCGTCAAGGTCGTCAACGGCCCCGGCGGCGAGATCCGCTACATCACGTTCAACTTCGACACCCAGCCGTACGGCGCCCAGACCGCCGAGGCCGACCCGGCCAAGGCGCTCGCGGTCCGCCAGGCCGTCGCCGACCTCATCGACCGCGAGGCGATCTCCGAGCAGGTCTACAAGGGCACCTACACGCCGCTGTACTCCTACGTGCCCGACGGCCTGACCGGCGCCACGCAGTCGCTCAAGGAGCTGTACGGCGACGGCGAGGGCGGCCCCTCGGTCGACAAGGCCAAGCAGGCCCTCGCGGACGCCGGGGTCACGACCCCGGTCCAGCTCAGCCTGCAGTACTCCAACGACCACTACGGGCCGTCGTCGGGCGACGAGTACGCCCAGATCAAGGACCAGTTGGAGGCCGACGGCCTGTTCACGGTCGACCTGCAGACCACCGAGTGGGTGCAGTACTCCAAGGACCGCACGAGCGACGTCTACCCGGCCTACCAGCTCGGCTGGTTCCCGGACTACTCGGACGCCGACAACTACCTGACGCCGTTCTTCCTCAAGGAGAACTTCCTCGGCAACCACTACGACAACCCGACCGTCGACGGCCTGATCCACGAGCAGGGTGTGGCCACCGACCCGGCCGAGCGCACCGCGCTCATCGAGCAGATCCAGGACGCCGTCGCGGCCGACCTGTCGACCGTGCCGTACCTGCAGGGCGCGCAGACCGCCGTCGTCGGCGCCGATGTGACGGGCGCCGACAAGACGCTCGACGCGTCGTTCAAGTTCCGCTACGGCGCGCTCGCCAAGGGCTGA
- a CDS encoding lysylphosphatidylglycerol synthase transmembrane domain-containing protein, with translation MPETVPPGASASPSGPQTAALRAVLFDDATPADTDFVRVVDTPEQRVRHPSDALGMIASALGIALVLVLSVIAHGTTAGVTQDVRGFASLLGEILVVPVNVLEGLVTIVLPIAVLIELGVRRLGRQVVESITAAACGMVLGVVTLLLVRHLGTPDFVRGLSVLDAGQWRLTIPAYVSAVAALLTVAGPRTRRRTVRWSWNMLTFALLVVLITAKVSLPGVLLSLLLGRLAGQAVQWVSGVRSERAYGPTLVQAVRRAGFRPTALVRVRDLGAASGVDDLTRVGDAAAVTRSSDPAAVALARASDNRVYAMLADDGARYDVVVLDGDRQVVGFVTRLWQALRMRGLEGRAAISLKSVAERTALLSYAAAGAGVRTPRLLGIGMADDSAALVLEHARGAVSLRDLPAHDLDGTHGDTVLAEAWAQLLRAHAAGLTHHQLTADVLLVQHDEEPGTRERPHPAEDGKGAPRVWITGWEQGEIASSTLTRRLDLTQLLALLALRVGPRRAVASAVRALPAADMGAIGPLLQTVALPTDTRIEVRRSKGLIDELRTALVERLPEASVQPVRLTRVGARTVITLALTIVAVSVIVTTINFQQIRDAVMEANPWWVAASFAFGGITWFGAALTLAAFTPGRLSIFKATLAQMAGSFVALATPAGIGPAALNMRFLSRKGVSTPMAVATVALMQFSQIVVTVLLLVVLSLTTGSGALVELPSTTILMAIVITAVIIVALLLVPGIRRWAWGKARPTLEQLWPRLSQMLGQPTRLTLGLGGNVVMTMGYVLAFDAALRAFSHQLGVVDVAVIYLVGNTLGALIPTPGGVGGVEGALIAGLTTAGLTGGIAFSVTLLFRVVTYWIRVPIGWVAMRYLESKDEL, from the coding sequence ATGCCCGAGACGGTTCCCCCCGGTGCGTCCGCGAGCCCTTCGGGTCCGCAGACCGCCGCCCTGCGAGCCGTCCTGTTCGACGACGCGACGCCCGCCGACACCGACTTCGTCCGCGTTGTCGACACGCCCGAGCAGCGGGTGCGCCACCCGTCCGACGCCCTGGGGATGATCGCCTCGGCCCTGGGCATCGCGCTGGTGCTCGTGCTGTCGGTCATCGCTCACGGCACCACCGCGGGCGTCACCCAGGACGTGCGCGGCTTCGCGAGCCTGCTGGGCGAGATCCTCGTCGTGCCGGTCAACGTGCTCGAGGGCCTGGTCACGATCGTGCTGCCGATCGCGGTGCTCATCGAGCTCGGCGTGCGCCGGTTGGGGCGGCAGGTGGTCGAGTCGATCACCGCGGCCGCCTGCGGCATGGTGCTGGGCGTGGTGACGCTGCTGCTGGTGCGCCACCTGGGCACGCCCGACTTCGTGCGCGGGCTGTCGGTGCTCGACGCGGGCCAGTGGCGCCTGACCATCCCGGCCTACGTCTCGGCCGTGGCGGCGCTGCTGACCGTCGCCGGCCCGCGCACCCGCCGGCGCACCGTGCGCTGGTCGTGGAACATGCTGACCTTCGCGCTGCTCGTCGTGCTCATCACCGCCAAGGTGTCGCTCCCTGGGGTGCTGCTGTCGCTCCTGCTGGGGCGGCTGGCGGGCCAGGCGGTGCAGTGGGTGTCCGGCGTGCGCTCCGAGCGCGCGTACGGCCCGACCCTGGTCCAGGCCGTGCGTCGTGCCGGGTTCCGCCCGACGGCGCTGGTGCGGGTGCGCGACCTGGGCGCGGCCTCGGGCGTCGACGACCTCACGCGCGTCGGCGACGCCGCGGCCGTCACACGCTCCTCCGACCCCGCCGCCGTCGCGCTCGCGCGGGCGAGCGACAACCGCGTCTACGCGATGCTCGCCGACGACGGCGCGCGCTACGACGTCGTCGTGCTCGACGGCGACCGGCAGGTCGTGGGCTTCGTGACGCGCCTGTGGCAGGCGCTGCGCATGCGCGGGCTTGAGGGCCGCGCGGCCATCTCGCTCAAGTCGGTCGCGGAGCGCACCGCGCTGCTGTCGTACGCCGCGGCCGGCGCCGGGGTGCGCACGCCGCGCCTGCTGGGCATCGGCATGGCCGACGACTCGGCGGCGCTCGTGCTCGAGCACGCGCGCGGCGCGGTCTCGCTGCGCGACCTGCCCGCCCACGACCTGGACGGCACGCACGGCGACACCGTGCTCGCCGAGGCGTGGGCGCAGCTCCTGCGGGCGCACGCCGCAGGACTGACGCACCACCAGCTCACGGCCGACGTGCTGCTGGTTCAGCACGACGAGGAGCCCGGCACGCGTGAGCGTCCGCACCCGGCCGAGGACGGCAAGGGCGCGCCCCGCGTGTGGATCACCGGCTGGGAGCAGGGCGAGATCGCCTCCTCGACGCTCACGCGCCGCCTCGACTTGACCCAGCTGCTCGCACTGCTCGCGCTGCGCGTGGGCCCGCGCCGCGCGGTCGCCTCAGCCGTGCGGGCGCTGCCCGCGGCGGATATGGGCGCCATCGGCCCGCTGCTGCAGACCGTGGCGCTGCCCACCGACACGCGCATCGAGGTGCGCCGCTCCAAGGGGCTGATCGACGAGCTGCGCACCGCGCTGGTCGAGCGCCTGCCCGAGGCGAGCGTGCAGCCGGTGCGCCTGACGCGCGTCGGCGCCCGCACGGTGATCACGCTCGCGCTGACGATCGTCGCGGTCTCGGTCATCGTGACCACCATCAACTTCCAGCAGATCCGCGACGCGGTCATGGAGGCGAACCCCTGGTGGGTCGCGGCGTCGTTCGCCTTCGGCGGCATCACCTGGTTCGGCGCCGCCCTGACGCTCGCGGCCTTCACCCCGGGGCGCCTGTCGATCTTCAAGGCCACCCTCGCCCAGATGGCGGGCTCGTTCGTGGCCCTGGCCACGCCCGCGGGCATCGGGCCGGCCGCGCTCAACATGCGCTTCCTGAGCCGCAAGGGCGTCTCGACGCCCATGGCCGTGGCGACCGTGGCCCTCATGCAGTTCTCGCAGATCGTGGTCACGGTGCTGCTGCTGGTCGTGCTGTCGCTGACCACCGGGTCGGGCGCCCTCGTCGAGCTGCCCTCGACCACGATCCTCATGGCGATCGTGATCACCGCCGTCATCATCGTGGCGCTGCTGTTGGTGCCCGGCATCCGGCGCTGGGCGTGGGGCAAGGCGCGGCCCACGCTCGAACAGCTGTGGCCGCGCCTGTCGCAGATGCTCGGGCAGCCCACGCGCCTGACGCTCGGCCTGGGCGGCAACGTCGTCATGACGATGGGCTACGTGCTCGCGTTCGACGCCGCGCTGCGGGCCTTCAGCCATCAGCTCGGCGTCGTGGACGTCGCCGTCATCTACCTGGTCGGCAACACGCTCGGCGCGCTCATCCCGACCCCGGGCGGCGTCGGCGGCGTCGAGGGCGCGCTCATCGCGGGCCTGACGACCGCAGGCCTGACGGGTGGGATCGCGTTCTCGGTCACGCTGCTGTTCCGCGTGGTGACGTACTGGATCCGCGTGCCGATCGGCTGGGTCGCGATGCGCTACCTGGAGTCGAAGGACGAGCTGTAG
- a CDS encoding HU family DNA-binding protein: MSLNKSELVSAIAAKSELTKTQAEDALNAFQEVLVESLSKGEAVKITGLLAVERVERAARTGRNPRTGEEIQIPAGFGVKVSAGSVLKKAVTGE; this comes from the coding sequence ATGTCGCTCAACAAGTCCGAGCTCGTCTCGGCGATCGCTGCCAAGTCTGAGCTCACCAAGACTCAGGCCGAGGACGCCCTCAACGCGTTCCAGGAGGTGCTGGTCGAGTCGCTCAGCAAGGGCGAGGCCGTCAAGATCACGGGTCTGCTCGCCGTCGAGCGCGTCGAGCGCGCCGCGCGCACGGGCCGCAACCCGCGCACGGGCGAGGAGATCCAGATTCCCGCCGGCTTCGGCGTGAAGGTCTCGGCCGGCTCGGTGCTGAAGAAGGCCGTCACCGGCGAGTGA
- a CDS encoding fumarylacetoacetate hydrolase family protein: protein MRLGRVWTPNGPRPVAQDGDRWVVVSDLYDPDRRLLDEWYPVQGAELLAPCEPYVVMGMAHNSGPGDRALAPQAFSKSTRSVVGPGAPVALSGVDGATAVEGELAVVIGRRARRLTIDEVPDVILGWTIGNDVTAVDQIALDDKMTQAKNGDGFTPIGPWIETDLDPSDVEIVVDVDGVTQARSSTAGLAWNVAEQLVYLTQHLTLGPGDVVLTGAPGTTAAARPGQRARVSIAGIGTLENPTV from the coding sequence ATGAGGCTCGGACGGGTGTGGACCCCGAACGGCCCACGTCCGGTGGCCCAGGACGGCGACCGCTGGGTCGTGGTCAGCGACCTGTACGACCCGGACCGGCGGCTGCTCGACGAGTGGTACCCGGTGCAGGGCGCCGAGCTGCTCGCCCCGTGCGAGCCGTACGTGGTGATGGGCATGGCCCACAACTCGGGCCCGGGCGACCGCGCGCTGGCGCCGCAGGCGTTCAGCAAGTCGACCCGCAGCGTCGTCGGCCCCGGGGCGCCGGTCGCGCTGTCCGGCGTCGACGGCGCCACCGCCGTCGAGGGCGAGCTCGCCGTCGTCATCGGGCGCCGCGCGCGGCGCCTGACCATCGACGAGGTCCCTGACGTGATCCTCGGCTGGACGATCGGCAACGACGTGACCGCCGTCGACCAGATCGCCCTCGACGACAAGATGACGCAAGCCAAGAACGGCGACGGGTTCACCCCGATTGGCCCCTGGATCGAGACCGACCTCGACCCGTCCGACGTCGAGATCGTGGTCGACGTCGACGGCGTCACCCAGGCGCGGTCGAGCACCGCCGGGCTGGCCTGGAACGTGGCCGAGCAGCTCGTCTACCTGACGCAGCACCTCACGCTCGGGCCCGGCGACGTCGTCCTGACCGGGGCGCCGGGCACCACCGCCGCGGCGCGACCCGGGCAGCGTGCCCGAGTCTCGATCGCCGGGATCGGGACGCTCGAGAACCCGACGGTCTAA
- a CDS encoding zinc-binding dehydrogenase, with protein sequence MTMRAITVHGAEDLRLEFRSEPVPGPDEVLIRVGYAGVCGSDLHYYRSGRVGAFEVREPLVVGHEISGRVAVDAPGLPAGTPVTVHPATPGAPQPGIERRPNIWPGSRYLGSAATTPHTQGAMSDLAVVRADQIRVLPDDLPLRRAVLAEPLAVGLHAIARADGVVGKRVLVSGAGPIGLLAAGAAHASGAASVTVSDLHAAPLEIARRLGAADVVRVGAQEAPAEAFDVVLECAGAPAAVDAAIRATRRGGVVVLLGMLPGDARPYTLVDVVTREIDVRGSFRFDHELDDAVAMLATTPALGHVVTDVFGPRDALAAFDRAADPRTSSKVVIEFAGESVDAAPAAGVQG encoded by the coding sequence ATGACGATGCGCGCCATCACCGTCCACGGCGCCGAGGACCTGCGCCTCGAGTTCCGCTCCGAGCCCGTGCCAGGCCCCGACGAGGTCCTGATCCGCGTCGGGTACGCGGGAGTCTGCGGCTCCGACCTGCACTACTACCGCTCCGGTCGCGTCGGCGCGTTCGAGGTGCGCGAGCCCCTCGTCGTCGGGCACGAGATCAGCGGACGGGTCGCCGTCGACGCGCCCGGGCTGCCCGCGGGCACGCCCGTCACGGTGCACCCCGCCACACCCGGCGCCCCGCAGCCGGGGATCGAGCGGCGCCCCAACATCTGGCCGGGCTCGCGCTACCTCGGCAGCGCCGCGACGACGCCGCACACGCAGGGCGCCATGAGCGACCTCGCGGTGGTCCGCGCCGACCAGATCCGGGTGCTGCCCGACGACCTGCCGCTGCGGCGTGCGGTGCTCGCCGAGCCTCTCGCGGTCGGCCTGCACGCCATCGCCAGGGCCGACGGCGTCGTGGGCAAGCGCGTCCTGGTCAGCGGCGCGGGCCCGATCGGACTGCTCGCCGCGGGCGCGGCCCACGCCAGCGGCGCCGCGAGCGTGACCGTCAGCGACCTGCACGCCGCACCGCTGGAGATCGCCCGGCGCCTCGGCGCAGCCGACGTCGTGCGCGTCGGCGCACAGGAGGCGCCCGCCGAGGCGTTCGACGTCGTCCTCGAGTGCGCGGGCGCGCCCGCAGCCGTCGACGCCGCCATCCGCGCCACGCGGCGCGGCGGCGTCGTCGTCCTGCTCGGGATGCTGCCGGGCGACGCGCGGCCGTACACCCTGGTCGACGTCGTGACCCGCGAGATCGACGTGCGCGGCTCGTTCCGGTTCGACCACGAGCTCGACGACGCCGTCGCGATGCTCGCCACGACCCCGGCCCTGGGGCACGTGGTGACCGACGTGTTCGGCCCGCGCGACGCCCTGGCCGCGTTCGACCGCGCGGCCGACCCGCGCACGTCGAGCAAGGTCGTCATCGAGTTCGCCGGGGAGTCCGTCGACGCGGCCCCCGCAGCGGGGGTCCAGGGATGA